Below is a genomic region from Spirochaetota bacterium.
GACATAGAAAACGACCTGTGCTGCGATTTTCCATTTTTCCATATAGTGTCCGCGCTTATTGTTTGGTTAATTCCGTGGTTATCGACACCCGCCGGCCGTGACGTTCGAAAGCCAGCCCTATGAGCCGGTCGATGAGCTCCGGATATGAAAGGCCGGCCGCTTTCCACAGTTTGGGATACATGCTGATCGAGGTAAAGCCGGGAAGCGTGTTGATTTCATTGAGATAAAATCGAGTGCCGTTTTTCTCGAGAAAAAAATCGACCCGCGCCATTCCCGAACAGCAGAGCGCCCGATACCCGCGAGAGGCCGCGTCTCTGATGCCGGCGGACAGCTCCGCCGGCAGATCCGCCGGAATACGCAAATCGGCCCCTTCGGGATCGATATATTTCGCGTCGTAGGAATAGAACTCGTGGCGCGGTATCACCTCTCCCGGCGGGGACACCTCGACCAGATCATTGCCAAGCGCCGAGCACTCAATCTCGCGGCAGCCGACGGCCTTCTCCACCATTACCTTGGTGTCGAACAAAAACGCGTTTTCAACCGCTTCTTCGATCAGGGCCGCACCGGTCACCTTTCGCACACCCACCGAAGAGCCCGCGGTAACCGGTTTTACGAAAACGGGAAAACCGAATTCGCTCTTTACCCGCTC
It encodes:
- a CDS encoding D-alanine--D-alanine ligase family protein, whose protein sequence is MIKVGLLYGGRSLEHEVSRCSAASVFSAIDTAKYEVTAIGIDRTGRWYVQEPAEIIDDKDFGKVLAIKKTGTWLVNHFENGRKLWLHDIDGSRRRYVDVVFPVLHGTFGEDGTLQGLLELAMVPYVGADVIGSAVGMDKDVAKRLLRDAGIAVVPWITIRRAQWEAEAKRIVERVKSEFGFPVFVKPVTAGSSVGVRKVTGAALIEEAVENAFLFDTKVMVEKAVGCREIECSALGNDLVEVSPPGEVIPRHEFYSYDAKYIDPEGADLRIPADLPAELSAGIRDAASRGYRALCCSGMARVDFFLEKNGTRFYLNEINTLPGFTSISMYPKLWKAAGLSYPELIDRLIGLAFERHGRRVSITTELTKQ